The Xiphias gladius isolate SHS-SW01 ecotype Sanya breed wild chromosome 4, ASM1685928v1, whole genome shotgun sequence genome includes a window with the following:
- the mcm3 gene encoding DNA replication licensing factor MCM3 — protein sequence MATDVVDDREMREAQRDYLDFLDDDQDQGIYQSKVRDMISENKARLVVNVNDLRRRNEARAAKLMNNAFEELLAFQRALKDVVASVDATYAKQHEEFFIGLEGSFGSKHVTPRTLTSRLLGCMVCVEGIITKCSLVRPKVVRSIHYCPATKKMMERKYTDMTSLDAFPSSAIYPTKDEENNPLETEFGLSIYKDHQTITVQEMPEKAPAGQLPRSVDIILDTDLVDVVKPGDRVQVIGTYRCLPGKKGGFTSGTFRTIMIACHVKQMSKEVSPYFSADDVAKIRNFSQTRSIDVFDQLAHSLAPSIHGHEYIKKAILCMLLGGVEKVLENGSRIRGDINILLIGDPSVAKSQLLRYVLHTAPRAIPTTGRGSSGVGLTAAVTTDQETGERRLEAGAMVLADRGVVCIDEFDKMSDMDRTAIHEVMEQGRVTIAKAGIHARLNARCSVLAAANPVYGRYDQYKTPMENIGLQDSLLSRFDLLFIMLDQMDPEQDREISDHVLRMHRYRDPHEQEGAAMALGGTVDVLATEDPDAVAEEHEELQIYEKHNNLLHGSKRKKDKIVSKEFMRKYIHIAKAVTPVLTAEAASHIAEEYSRLRSQEQVAADIARTSPVTARTLETLIRLSTAHAKARMSKAVELEDSEVAVELVQFAYFKKVLEKEKKRLRQERDSGSEEEQDEDTSTQRSQRPLRKRGCRGSQGSEPYSPYDFSEEQDVPEIQAGTPKPAKSQQDEEEPMDATSQVADSELSAERLKEFKSSLFAVFQSAHAQSVKMKTLMDNINKESQNRFTEPAVRNALARMQDDNQVMVADDIIFLI from the exons ATGGCAACCGATGTCGTAGATGACCGGGAGATGAGGGAGGCTCAGAGAGATTATCTGGACTTTCTGGACGATGAT CAAGACCAGGGGATTTACCAAAGCAAAGTCCGGGACATGATAAGCGAGAATAAAGCTCGGCTTGTGGTCAACGTTAACGATCTGAGGAGACGCAACGAGGCCCGGGCTGCAAA ACTGATGAACAATGCCTTTGAGGAGCTACTTGCGTTCCAGCGGGCATTGAAAGATGTGGTGGCCTCGGTGGATGCCACCTATGCCAAGCAGCACGAGGAGTTCTTCATCGGCCTGGAGGGCAGCTTCGGTTCCAAGCATGTCACCCCTCGTACCCTGACCTCCCGACTGCTGGGCTGCATGGTTTGTGTGGAGGGCATCATCACAAAGT GTTCTCTGGTACGGCCCAAAGTGGTGCGCAGTATCCACTACTGCCCAGCCACCAAGAAGATGATGGAGAGGAAGTACACAGACATGACCTCCCTGGATGCTTTCCCTTCTAGTGCCATCTACCCAACCAAG GATGAGGAGAACAACCCTCTGGAGACAGAGTTTGGTTTGTCCATCTACAAAGACCACCAGACCATCACAGTGCAGGAGATGCCAGAAAAAGCGCCTGCTGGCCAGCTTCCTCGATCTGTGGACATCATCTTGGACACCGACCTGGTGGATGTGGTAAAACCAGGGGACAGAGTGCAGGTTATTGGAACATACCGCTGTCTGCCTGGAAAGAAGGGAGGATTCACATCCGGCACATTCAG GACTATCATGATAGCCTGCCACGTCAAACAAATGAGCAAGGAGGTGTCCCCCTACTTCTCTGCTGATGATGTGGCCAAAATCCGAAATTTCAGCCAGACCCGCTCCATA GATGTGTTTGATCAGCTGGCTCACTCCCTAGCTCCAAGTATCCACGGACACGAGTACATCAAGAAGGCCATCCTCTGCATGCTGCTAGGTGGTGTGGAGAAGGTGCTGGAAAATGGCTCACGCATCAGAGGAGACATTAACATCCTGCTCATTG gTGATCCATCAGTAGCCAAGTCCCAGCTGCTACGTTATGTGCTTCACACAGCACCCAGAGCCATCCCCACCACTGGACGAGGCTCCTCTGGTGTGGGTCTGACTGCTGCTGTTACCACTGACCAGGAGACGG GTGAACGCCGGCTGGAGGCAGGCGCCATGGTGCTGGCTGACCGTGGTGTGGTGTGCATCGATGAGTTCGACAAGATGTCCGACATGGACCGCACAGCCATCCACGAGGTGATGGAGCAGGGCCGCGTCACCATCGCCAAGGCAGGGATCCATGCTCGCCTCAATGCTCGCTGCTCTGTGCTGGCAGCTGCCAACCCTGTCTACGGCAGG TATGACCAGTATAAAACTCCTATGGAGAACATTGGCCTCCAGGACTCCCTGCTGTCACGTTTCGACCTCCTCTTCATCATGCTGGATCAGATGGACCctgagcaggacagagagatCTCGGACCATGTGCTCAGGATGCACCGCTACCGTGACCCCCACGAGCAGGAGGGAGCAG CCATGGCTCTGGGTGGGACAGTAGATGTCCTTGCTACAGAGGACCCAGATGCAGTAGCAGAGGAGCATGAGGAGCTGCAGATCTATGAGAAACACAACAACCTATTGCATGGAAGCAAGAGAAAGAA GGATAAGATCGTCAGTAAGGAGTTCATGAGGAAGTACATCCACATTGCCAAGGCTGTGACACCTGTGCTGACAGCTGAGGCAGCCAGTCACATTGCAGAGGAGTACTCGAGGCTGAGGAGCCAGGAGCAGGTGGCTGCTGATATCGCGAGG acCTCTCCAGTGACAGCCCGAACACTGGAGACTCTGATCCGTCTGTCCACAGCACACGCCAAGGCCCGCATGAGCAAAGCTGTGGAGCTGGAAGACTCAGAGGTGGCCGTGGAGCTCGTCCAGTTTGCCTACTTTAAAAAA GTtctggagaaggagaagaaacgTTTGAGACAGGAGCGGGATTCTGGTtcagaggaggaacaggatgagGATACGTCCACTCAGCGTTCACAGAGACCTCTGAGGAAGAG GGGGTGCCGTGGTTCTCAGGGCAGCGAGCCTTACAGCCCATATGACTTCAGTGAAGAGCAGGATGTCCCTGAGA TTCAGGCTGGAACCCCTAAACCAGCGAAGTCACAGCAAGATGAGGAGGAGCCCATGGATGCCACATCACAGGTTGCCGACTCTGAGCTCTCTGCAGAAAG
- the paqr8 gene encoding LOW QUALITY PROTEIN: membrane progestin receptor beta (The sequence of the model RefSeq protein was modified relative to this genomic sequence to represent the inferred CDS: inserted 3 bases in 2 codons; substituted 2 bases at 2 genomic stop codons) codes for MSGDILQHFSALTLNIKHLSRLPRLSDLIPSSLLPPSPNVITFKVPSLFREPYILSGYCPIQQDRFCYLLSLFQRHNESLNVWIHLLAGPVLLLRWWANIGALGYTLDLASLPLSLSLVSSFPYLFFSVAAHNFQSHSIQSHYFFFMDYVGVAVYQYGCXIGHYFYTSLPAGRESCIGLLFLPGATFFGWLSCAGCCYAKARXRQPYPLRCKICQLMPTTLAXLLDISPVAYRLFTVSWTQEPSLPFHVIQIASFLLSALFFSCSIPERFFPGHCDFVGPGHLIIYLFLSLCTMFHLEXQDQSRQNRI; via the exons ATGTCTGGCGACATTCTGCAACACTTCAGCGCCTTGACCTTGAACATCAAGCACCTCAGCCGCCTCCCTCGCTTGTCAGACCTAATACCTTCCTCCCTGCTGCCGCCCAGCCCCAACGTTATCACCTTCAAGGTCCCCAGCCTGTTCCGAGAACCCTACATCCTATCAGGATACTGTCCCATCCAACAGGATCGGTTCTGCTACCTCCTGAGCCTCTTCCAGAGACACAATGAATCCCTGAACGTGTGGATTCATTTGCTTGCAGGTCCTGTTCTGCTGCTCCGCTGGTGGGCCAACATAGGCGCCCTGGGGTACACCTTGGACCTGGCATCCCTACCTCTGAGCCTATCCTTGGTGTCTTCTTTCCCCTATCTGTTCTTTAGTGTGGCAGCTCACAACTTCCAGTCTCACTCTATACAATCACACTACTTCTTCTTCATGGACTATGTGGGTGTAGCTGTGTATCAGTATGGTTGCTAAATTGGACATTATTTCTACACATCATTGCCAGCAGGGAGGGAAAGCTGCATAGGGCTGTTGTTTCTGCCTGGAGCTACCTTCTTTGGATGGCTCTCCTGTGCTGGCTGCTGTTACGCTAAGGCCAGGTAGAGGCAGCCATATCCACTGCGGTGTAAGATCTGCCAGCTAATGCCTACCACCCTAGC CCTGCTGGACATTAGCCCGGTAGCCTACCGCCTGTTCACCGTCTCCTGGACACAAGAGCCCTCACTGCCCTTCCATGTCATCCAGATTGCTTCCTTCTTGCTGTCtgccctcttcttctcctgttCCATCCCTGAGCGCTTCTTCCCAGGCCACTGTGACTTTGTGGGCCCGGGTCACCTGATCATCTACCTGTTTCTGTCCCTGTGTACCATGTTCCATCTGG ACCAGGACCAATCCAGGCAGAATAGGATTTAA